In one Burkholderiales bacterium GJ-E10 genomic region, the following are encoded:
- a CDS encoding 50S ribosomal protein L9, whose translation MQVILLDKISNLGQLGDVVRVKDGYARNFLIPKGKARRATQAALQEFEVKRAELERVHAERLKSAQEAGERLQGITLQITAKAGVDGRLFGSVTNFDIAEALGKQGFEVPKANVRLPQGPLKAIGDYKVAVALHTDVVVEITVSVLGEHV comes from the coding sequence ATGCAAGTCATTCTTCTCGACAAGATCAGCAATCTGGGGCAGTTGGGCGACGTCGTCCGCGTCAAGGACGGCTACGCGCGCAACTTCCTGATTCCCAAGGGCAAGGCCCGCCGTGCGACGCAGGCCGCGTTGCAGGAGTTCGAGGTCAAGCGCGCGGAATTGGAGCGCGTGCACGCCGAACGCCTCAAGTCGGCCCAGGAAGCGGGCGAGCGCCTGCAGGGCATCACGCTGCAGATCACCGCCAAGGCCGGCGTCGACGGCCGACTGTTCGGATCGGTGACCAACTTCGATATCGCCGAAGCGCTGGGCAAGCAGGGCTTCGAGGTTCCGAAGGCCAACGTCCGGCTGCCGCAAGGCCCGCTCAAGGCAATCGGCGACTACAAGGTCGCGGTCGCGCTGCATACCGACGTCGTGGTCGAGATCACGGTTTCGGTCCTCGGCGAGCACGTGTAA
- a CDS encoding 30S ribosomal protein S18: protein MSAVMRSGGKPKFGAKGRGKPGGRRGNQQNALFKRKKFCRFTVEKVESIDYKDVDTLRDFIQDNGRIIPARLTGTKAHYQRQLDTAIKRARFLALLPYTDIH, encoded by the coding sequence ATGAGTGCAGTGATGCGAAGCGGGGGCAAGCCGAAGTTCGGCGCCAAGGGACGCGGCAAGCCGGGCGGGCGGCGCGGCAATCAGCAGAACGCGCTGTTCAAGCGCAAGAAATTCTGCCGGTTCACGGTGGAGAAGGTCGAAAGCATCGACTACAAGGACGTCGACACCTTGCGCGACTTCATTCAGGACAACGGCCGCATCATTCCGGCCCGCCTGACGGGAACCAAGGCGCACTACCAGCGCCAGCTGGACACGGCGATCAAGCGTGCGCGCTTCCTGGCGCTGTTGCCGTACACGGACATTCACTGA
- a CDS encoding nucleoid protein Hbs: MNKTELIEHIARQADISKAAAGRALDALLGGIRTSLKKGNAVTLVGFGTFAVTKRAARTGRNPRTNEPIKIKAAKVPKFRAGKALKDALN, encoded by the coding sequence TTGAACAAGACCGAACTGATTGAACACATCGCCCGGCAGGCGGACATTTCCAAGGCTGCGGCCGGCCGTGCGCTGGACGCGCTGCTCGGCGGGATTCGTACCTCGCTGAAAAAGGGCAACGCCGTGACCCTGGTCGGGTTTGGCACGTTTGCCGTCACCAAGCGTGCGGCGCGCACCGGCCGCAATCCGCGTACCAATGAGCCGATCAAGATCAAGGCGGCGAAGGTCCCGAAGTTCCGCGCTGGCAAAGCGCTGAAAGATGCGCTAAACTAG
- a CDS encoding signal transduction protein, translated as MNLPEKNGIPGDLLGSVCICYAPLIDKKRRAMGTRLTMLAINPAQRPPIGRVLDAVNSIWSEAVQPVLVAPLDAEFDESVLEWKSPRNALLEIPANRLVDPQTQGITQALFRDGKRLALRGRPEVPLPPALLSCFEFAIIHVSEDRRRVAPAPAGAVRHLPYVITGVQTVADAVAAFERDAVACVGWPIEDPAVSAVRPLQPEQAVVLELLRLVRDDADLQKIELTLRRDPALAFKLLRLVNSAAFNLPVQITSFQHAVMMLGYKKLNRWLSLLLATASREANALPLMHASIRRGIFLETIGANANHGAEIRDELFITGAFSLLDHITGAPFDRLFELISLSETIVEAVLHRTGPYGPYLTLIEAIERSDPIMVRKQAEYLAIPIAACNDALLKSLAAAQLLDGEI; from the coding sequence ATGAATCTTCCGGAAAAAAATGGGATTCCCGGCGATTTGCTGGGTTCGGTGTGTATCTGCTATGCCCCGCTGATCGACAAGAAGCGCAGGGCGATGGGTACGCGCCTGACCATGCTGGCGATCAATCCGGCGCAGCGGCCCCCGATCGGACGCGTGCTCGATGCCGTCAATTCGATCTGGTCGGAGGCGGTGCAGCCGGTGCTGGTGGCACCACTCGACGCTGAGTTCGATGAGTCCGTGCTGGAGTGGAAATCGCCGCGCAACGCGTTGCTGGAGATTCCGGCCAACCGGCTAGTCGATCCCCAGACCCAGGGGATCACACAGGCCCTGTTCCGGGACGGCAAGCGACTGGCGCTGCGGGGACGGCCCGAAGTACCCTTGCCCCCGGCGCTGCTGTCCTGCTTCGAGTTCGCGATCATCCATGTAAGCGAAGATCGCCGGCGGGTGGCACCGGCGCCGGCCGGCGCCGTACGCCACTTGCCCTACGTCATCACCGGTGTGCAGACGGTCGCCGATGCGGTCGCGGCCTTCGAGCGCGATGCGGTGGCCTGCGTGGGCTGGCCGATCGAGGATCCGGCCGTGTCCGCGGTCCGGCCCTTGCAGCCCGAGCAGGCGGTGGTGCTGGAACTGCTGCGCCTGGTGCGCGACGACGCCGACCTGCAGAAGATCGAGTTGACCCTGCGGCGCGACCCGGCGCTGGCGTTCAAGCTGTTGCGGCTGGTGAACTCGGCGGCGTTCAATCTGCCGGTGCAGATCACCTCGTTCCAGCATGCGGTGATGATGCTCGGATACAAGAAGCTCAACCGCTGGTTGTCGCTGTTGCTGGCGACCGCGTCGCGGGAAGCCAACGCCTTGCCGCTGATGCATGCGTCGATCCGTCGCGGGATCTTTCTCGAGACCATCGGCGCGAATGCCAACCACGGTGCGGAGATCCGGGACGAGTTGTTCATCACGGGCGCGTTTTCCCTTCTCGATCACATCACCGGCGCCCCCTTCGACCGGTTGTTCGAGCTGATTTCCCTGTCGGAGACGATCGTCGAAGCGGTGCTGCACCGCACGGGACCGTACGGGCCGTACCTGACGCTCATCGAGGCCATCGAGCGCAGTGATCCGATCATGGTGCGCAAACAGGCGGAATATCTCGCGATCCCGATCGCGGCCTGCAACGACGCGCTGCTCAAGTCGCTGGCCGCCGCGCAGCTGCTGGACGGGGAAATCTGA
- a CDS encoding replicative DNA helicase — translation MNWSPSERETPDTQIAALRTPPHSIEAETSVLGGLLLDNGAWDRIADRIAPDDFYRHDHRLIFQHIARLIDQSRPADAVTVFEALRTSGKDQDAGGLVYLNELVQNTPSAANIRRYAEIVRERAVLRQLVRVGEEIADSALSPQGREAKQILDEAETKVFQIAEQGARGRGGFIKLEPLLSKVVERIQELFERPNHGDVTGVPSGFKDLDSKTAGFQEGDLVIIAGRPSMGKTSFALNIGEHVAIDLGMPVAVFSMEMGAEQLALRMLGSVGRIDAQRLRTGRLLEEDWPRLSEAIERMHTAPLHIDETPALAPLELRARARRLAREYGKLGMIIVDYLQLMSGSSAGENRATEISEISRSLKALAKELKVPVLALSQLNRTVEQRTDKRPVMSDLRESGAIEQDADVILFIYRDEVYNPDTPDKGVAEIIIGKQRNGPIGKVQLRFGGEHTRFDNLALSTPPPF, via the coding sequence ATGAACTGGTCCCCCTCCGAACGGGAAACTCCCGACACCCAGATCGCCGCGCTGCGCACGCCGCCGCACTCGATCGAGGCGGAAACCTCGGTGCTGGGCGGCTTGCTGCTCGACAACGGCGCCTGGGACCGCATCGCCGACCGGATCGCGCCCGATGACTTCTATCGGCACGACCATCGGCTGATCTTCCAGCACATCGCCCGGCTCATCGACCAGTCGCGGCCCGCGGACGCGGTGACGGTTTTCGAGGCCCTGCGCACCAGCGGCAAGGACCAGGACGCCGGAGGCCTCGTCTATCTCAACGAGCTCGTCCAGAACACGCCTTCCGCGGCCAACATCCGGCGCTATGCCGAGATCGTGCGCGAACGAGCGGTGCTGCGGCAACTCGTGCGCGTCGGCGAGGAGATCGCCGACTCGGCGCTCAGCCCGCAAGGGCGCGAGGCCAAGCAGATCCTCGACGAGGCCGAAACCAAGGTTTTCCAGATCGCCGAGCAGGGCGCGCGGGGCCGGGGTGGCTTCATCAAGCTCGAACCCCTGCTGTCCAAGGTGGTCGAGCGCATCCAGGAGCTGTTCGAGCGACCGAATCACGGCGACGTCACCGGCGTGCCGAGCGGGTTCAAGGACCTCGACAGCAAGACTGCCGGGTTCCAGGAAGGCGACCTCGTCATCATCGCCGGCCGGCCATCGATGGGTAAGACCTCCTTCGCGCTCAATATCGGCGAGCACGTGGCGATCGATCTGGGCATGCCGGTGGCGGTGTTTTCCATGGAAATGGGCGCGGAGCAGCTGGCTTTGCGGATGCTCGGTTCGGTCGGGCGCATCGACGCCCAGCGCCTGCGTACCGGGCGCCTGCTCGAAGAGGATTGGCCGCGCCTGAGCGAGGCCATCGAGCGCATGCATACCGCGCCGCTGCACATCGATGAAACGCCCGCCCTGGCGCCGCTCGAATTGCGGGCGCGGGCGCGCCGCCTGGCGCGCGAGTATGGCAAGCTCGGCATGATCATCGTCGACTACCTGCAGCTGATGTCGGGCTCGTCCGCGGGCGAGAACCGGGCAACCGAGATCTCGGAGATCTCCCGGTCGCTCAAGGCGCTCGCCAAGGAGCTGAAGGTGCCGGTGCTGGCGCTGTCGCAGTTGAACCGCACCGTGGAGCAGCGTACCGACAAGCGCCCCGTGATGTCGGATCTGCGGGAATCCGGCGCCATCGAGCAGGACGCCGACGTGATCCTCTTCATCTACCGCGACGAGGTCTACAACCCCGACACGCCGGACAAGGGAGTCGCGGAGATCATCATCGGCAAGCAGCGGAACGGACCGATCGGCAAGGTCCAGTTGCGGTTCGGCGGCGAGCACACGCGCTTCGACAACCTGGCACTGTCGACCCCGCCGCCGTTCTGA
- a CDS encoding ppiC-type peptidyl-prolyl cis-trans isomerase: MAVFCRHAPTARRSRSIGIGGAALAASLHGYPMFETVRRHRNWLLPILTVAAFVPFIFSGIYGFTRYFGQGDGVAKVGGEVISQPELDFAVRNRIARMAAMLPNVNPDMLNTPEVRAAALDELLSDKALDHEAAQAHLVVTDARLRDAIASIPEFQRNGRFDYVLYRRMLTARGYEERDFETRLRTDIDRQVLESGVAGSAFLPMTVSKRLFALADQRRKIRVLSFRPDAYLPQVRISDADVKAAYDANRAAYRSPEHAKVQYLVLSLADLAAGISIPEAELRAEYDAHKARWGATGQVRASHILIAVRPGASAAEKDKAHRLAEKVLQAVRAHPGEFAALARKYSQDPVSAAKGGDLGWFGHGVMPKPFEAVAFSLKDGETSGIVETPFGYHLIRVTGIRGAQAKPFEAVRAAIEARMRKDAAAKRFATEAEQFSDFVYENPDDLRGAAAKFHLPLHTLDVLPRSGVAQPELAAIFTPSVLEATFAPDSVEDHHNTKAIDVGNDTLVSVHVMQVVPAADQPLEAVRAEVETQLRQTAAAKLARQAGEARLAALRAHPDDRGFGDPRELARGTQDELSGAAVEPIMNVPVGSLPTYVGVTEADGSYAVVHVLSESDASPGDARAQARRVRQWMAGVGEAEAEAYVQGLRDRFGVKILRPDLLPGSAANRQDPTP, translated from the coding sequence ATGGCGGTCTTTTGTCGACACGCACCGACGGCGCGGCGTTCCCGGAGCATCGGAATCGGGGGGGCGGCGCTGGCGGCATCCTTGCACGGCTACCCCATGTTCGAAACCGTTCGTCGCCACCGCAACTGGCTGTTGCCCATTCTGACGGTGGCCGCATTCGTCCCGTTCATTTTTTCCGGCATCTACGGGTTTACCCGCTACTTCGGCCAGGGCGACGGCGTGGCGAAGGTCGGCGGCGAGGTGATTTCCCAGCCGGAACTCGACTTTGCCGTGCGCAACCGCATCGCGCGCATGGCGGCGATGCTGCCCAACGTCAACCCGGACATGCTCAACACACCCGAGGTCCGCGCTGCGGCCCTCGACGAATTGTTGTCGGACAAGGCGCTGGACCACGAGGCGGCGCAGGCCCATCTCGTCGTCACCGATGCCCGTTTGCGCGACGCGATCGCGTCGATTCCGGAGTTCCAGCGCAACGGCCGGTTCGATTACGTGCTCTATCGGCGGATGCTCACCGCGCGCGGCTATGAGGAGCGCGACTTCGAGACGCGCTTGCGCACCGACATCGATCGGCAGGTGCTGGAGTCGGGTGTGGCAGGCAGCGCGTTCCTGCCCATGACGGTGTCCAAGCGGCTGTTCGCGCTGGCCGACCAGCGCCGGAAGATCCGCGTCCTGTCGTTCCGGCCGGATGCATATCTTCCCCAGGTCCGGATTTCCGATGCCGACGTCAAGGCGGCATACGATGCGAATCGGGCTGCGTACCGCAGTCCCGAGCATGCCAAGGTGCAGTACCTGGTGCTGAGCCTGGCCGATCTCGCGGCCGGAATCTCGATCCCGGAAGCCGAGCTGCGCGCCGAATACGACGCGCACAAGGCGCGCTGGGGGGCGACCGGGCAGGTGCGCGCCAGCCACATCCTCATCGCGGTGCGGCCGGGCGCGTCGGCGGCGGAGAAGGACAAGGCCCATCGCCTCGCCGAGAAGGTGTTGCAGGCGGTGCGTGCGCATCCGGGGGAGTTTGCCGCGCTGGCACGGAAATATTCGCAGGACCCGGTGTCGGCGGCGAAGGGCGGCGATCTCGGCTGGTTCGGGCACGGGGTGATGCCCAAGCCGTTCGAGGCGGTGGCGTTTTCGCTGAAGGATGGCGAAACCAGCGGCATCGTCGAGACGCCGTTCGGGTATCACCTCATTCGCGTCACCGGGATCCGGGGCGCGCAGGCCAAGCCGTTCGAGGCGGTGCGTGCGGCGATCGAAGCCCGGATGCGCAAGGATGCCGCAGCCAAGCGCTTTGCCACCGAGGCGGAGCAGTTTTCCGATTTCGTCTACGAGAACCCCGACGACCTGCGCGGCGCGGCGGCCAAATTCCATCTGCCGCTCCATACCCTGGACGTCCTCCCGCGCAGCGGCGTGGCGCAGCCGGAACTGGCGGCGATCTTCACCCCCTCGGTGCTGGAGGCGACGTTTGCGCCCGATTCCGTCGAGGATCATCACAACACCAAGGCGATCGACGTCGGCAACGACACGCTGGTGTCGGTCCATGTGATGCAGGTCGTCCCGGCGGCGGACCAGCCGCTGGAGGCGGTGCGGGCGGAGGTCGAAACCCAGTTGCGGCAGACGGCGGCCGCCAAGCTGGCGCGCCAGGCGGGCGAGGCGCGCCTGGCCGCGCTGCGCGCGCATCCCGACGATCGCGGCTTTGGGGATCCACGCGAGCTGGCACGGGGAACGCAGGATGAACTCTCCGGCGCGGCGGTCGAACCCATCATGAACGTGCCGGTGGGCAGCCTGCCGACCTACGTCGGGGTGACCGAAGCGGACGGTTCCTATGCCGTGGTCCATGTGCTGTCGGAGTCCGACGCGTCCCCCGGCGATGCGCGGGCCCAGGCGCGGCGCGTGCGCCAATGGATGGCGGGCGTGGGTGAAGCCGAGGCCGAGGCCTATGTGCAAGGGCTGCGCGACCGATTCGGGGTGAAGATCCTGCGTCCCGATCTGTTGCCCGGGAGCGCCGCGAATCGCCAGGATCCGACGCCGTAG
- a CDS encoding 30S ribosomal protein S6 produces the protein MRHYEICFIVHPDQSEQVPAMIERYRTLVTSQGGQVHRVEDWGRRQLAYPIQKLVKAHYILLNIECTKATLDELEHGFRYNDAILRHLTTVQKKAVTGPSPMMKTVEREEARKTVTEQAAVPAV, from the coding sequence ATGCGTCATTACGAAATTTGTTTCATCGTCCATCCGGACCAAAGCGAGCAGGTCCCGGCGATGATCGAGCGGTATCGCACGCTGGTCACGTCGCAAGGCGGCCAGGTGCATCGGGTCGAGGACTGGGGCCGGCGCCAGCTGGCCTACCCGATCCAGAAGCTCGTCAAAGCCCACTACATCCTGCTCAACATCGAATGCACCAAGGCCACCCTCGACGAGCTCGAGCACGGCTTCCGCTACAACGATGCCATCCTGCGGCACCTCACGACGGTGCAGAAGAAGGCCGTCACGGGCCCCAGCCCGATGATGAAGACCGTCGAGCGCGAAGAAGCGCGCAAGACGGTGACCGAGCAGGCGGCAGTTCCGGCGGTTTGA
- a CDS encoding diguanylate cyclase with PAS/PAC sensor, with protein MAEQSERGSGAGTRGAALRRVRAIVGRRSQDMRDADRIGYVAAGVVVAVGLLGLAGGFAILVPDGKEAMEGRLALSLERRATVLNTEIRSAWGRSKALATPATLQTMRQLAANAGDGRARARLADIVRGLRTPGFTAVAFRTTAGIEVGRSGTFVAAPALAVPVELPTPSKLLWDDGYVLRTRIALVDGPRVVGTMIAEWRLDPAIVGGLSRPGRFGDTLDFAVCASKGAGRMDCFPLHSAGGRVLRDLPDRVAGHFIPMHYALEGKSGVARARDYRGVASIVAYQPIGTLGLGSVLRLDADQLYAPIVHRLVPLLYVFPLLALGAILLLRVQTLPLVRRMEESEERFRTMADYTYEWEYWRGPNCRIVYMSPSCERVTGYTQAEFLADPSLVERIVHPDDRQQVATHLEHYRDDTNHSIDFRIVTKQGAVRWLAHSCSPIFRADGAFLGRRVSNHEITDRKRAEEELARAKERLELALEASSLSIWEYDIREGLVVLDEHWAELIGGAPGETVAAPEELMRRVHPEDAPRMVRAAAATIRGGAAFFQEEVRIQCPEGWKWILCSGKVDARDADGRAVRMVGTNRDITQHKSAEERIHHWAYFDRLTNLPNRRLLEDRLQQLLVQARRKRSLVALLFIDLDRFKPINDEHGHEVGDWLLQAAAGRMLACVRQSDTVARIGGDEFVAVLPEIHTVGDALVVAEKIRLALAEPFVLADGRPLAVSSSVGIAFYPAHARGPRDLLRHADEAMYDAKAAGRNAIVVFRGHPVAGGGSPDPA; from the coding sequence ATGGCCGAACAGTCGGAGCGTGGTTCCGGGGCCGGCACCCGGGGCGCGGCCCTGCGGCGGGTCCGTGCGATCGTAGGACGCCGGTCGCAGGACATGCGGGATGCCGATCGGATCGGCTATGTGGCCGCCGGAGTCGTCGTCGCCGTGGGTCTGCTGGGCCTTGCGGGCGGATTTGCCATCCTGGTTCCGGATGGCAAGGAAGCGATGGAGGGCCGGCTCGCCCTCTCGCTGGAGCGGCGTGCGACCGTTCTGAATACGGAAATCCGCAGCGCATGGGGGCGCAGCAAGGCGCTCGCCACACCAGCGACGCTCCAAACCATGCGGCAACTGGCGGCGAATGCCGGCGATGGCCGTGCCCGGGCGCGCCTGGCGGACATCGTTCGGGGCTTGCGGACCCCCGGCTTCACTGCGGTGGCGTTTCGCACCACTGCGGGCATCGAGGTCGGCCGTTCCGGGACGTTCGTTGCTGCGCCGGCGCTGGCGGTGCCGGTCGAACTGCCGACCCCGAGCAAGCTCCTCTGGGACGATGGATACGTGTTGCGCACGCGCATCGCACTGGTCGACGGCCCGAGGGTGGTCGGGACGATGATCGCCGAGTGGCGCCTGGATCCGGCAATCGTCGGCGGCCTGTCCCGCCCCGGTCGCTTTGGCGACACGCTGGATTTTGCCGTCTGCGCATCGAAGGGGGCCGGGCGCATGGACTGCTTTCCGCTCCACTCCGCGGGAGGGCGGGTGCTGCGCGACCTGCCGGATCGCGTCGCCGGCCACTTCATCCCCATGCACTATGCCCTGGAAGGGAAGTCGGGCGTCGCGCGCGCGCGGGATTATCGCGGCGTCGCATCGATCGTGGCATACCAACCGATCGGAACGCTCGGGCTCGGGTCGGTGTTGCGCCTCGATGCCGACCAGTTGTACGCGCCCATCGTGCATCGGCTGGTGCCCCTGCTCTATGTGTTTCCGCTCCTGGCGCTCGGCGCGATCCTGCTGCTGCGCGTACAGACGCTTCCCCTCGTCCGGCGCATGGAGGAAAGCGAGGAACGGTTTCGCACCATGGCCGACTACACCTATGAATGGGAGTACTGGCGCGGGCCGAATTGCCGGATCGTCTACATGTCGCCCTCGTGCGAGCGCGTCACGGGCTACACGCAGGCCGAATTTCTTGCCGACCCCAGCCTGGTCGAACGCATCGTTCACCCGGATGACCGGCAGCAGGTCGCAACCCACCTCGAGCATTACCGGGACGACACCAATCATTCGATCGACTTCCGCATCGTCACGAAGCAGGGAGCGGTGCGTTGGCTGGCGCACAGCTGCAGCCCGATCTTCCGCGCCGACGGCGCGTTTCTGGGCCGACGCGTCAGCAACCATGAAATCACCGATCGCAAGCGTGCGGAGGAGGAACTGGCGCGCGCCAAGGAACGGCTGGAACTGGCGCTGGAGGCGTCGTCGTTGTCGATCTGGGAATACGACATCCGGGAGGGGCTGGTGGTGCTCGACGAACACTGGGCCGAACTGATCGGCGGCGCTCCCGGTGAGACCGTGGCCGCTCCGGAGGAGTTGATGCGGCGAGTCCATCCCGAGGACGCCCCGCGGATGGTCCGGGCGGCAGCCGCGACCATCCGCGGCGGTGCGGCGTTCTTCCAGGAGGAAGTCCGGATTCAATGCCCGGAAGGGTGGAAGTGGATCCTGTGCAGCGGCAAGGTCGACGCGCGCGACGCCGACGGCCGCGCGGTCCGGATGGTCGGAACCAATCGCGACATCACCCAGCACAAGTCCGCCGAGGAGCGGATCCATCACTGGGCGTATTTCGACCGGCTGACGAATCTGCCGAATCGCCGGCTGCTCGAGGACCGCCTGCAGCAACTGTTGGTCCAGGCGCGTCGCAAGCGGTCGCTGGTGGCGCTGCTGTTCATCGATCTCGACCGGTTCAAGCCGATCAACGACGAGCACGGGCATGAAGTGGGGGATTGGCTTCTGCAGGCCGCGGCCGGCCGGATGCTGGCATGTGTGCGGCAGTCCGATACCGTGGCCCGGATCGGCGGCGATGAATTCGTCGCGGTACTGCCGGAGATCCACACGGTCGGCGATGCGCTGGTGGTCGCGGAAAAGATCCGTCTGGCGCTGGCGGAGCCCTTCGTTCTTGCCGATGGCCGGCCGCTGGCCGTTTCCTCGAGCGTCGGCATCGCGTTCTATCCCGCGCATGCCCGCGGTCCTCGCGATCTGCTTCGTCATGCCGACGAAGCGATGTACGACGCCAAGGCGGCGGGCCGCAACGCGATCGTGGTCTTTCGCGGTCACCCGGTGGCGGGAGGCGGGAGCCCGGACCCGGCCTGA
- a CDS encoding PhoH-like family protein 1 — MPLPKAPSKPATILDLSQAHPPAHTKPAAGSPAKHAAKPAVSHGAPRHAEAALAAAPESPHAAAGAAARLSLVETPVRTGSRKARAPAARPRLFVLDTNVLMHDPSCLFRFEEHDVFLPMMTLEELDGHKKGMSEVARNARQVSRSLDGLVAACETPIEDGIPLSSLGNTEATGKLFLQTQTLGGALPANLASGKADNIILAVVRALKEQDPARDVVLVSKDINIRVKARALDLAAEDYFNDKVLADSDILYTGIYALPANFWERHAKGVESWQQAGSTFYRIQGTLVADLHVNQFVYLESGTPFYAQVREIRGKTAVLRVLRDYLHAKNAIWGITARNREQCFALNLLCDPDCDFVSIIGQAGTGKTLLALAAGLAQTFESKRFSEIIVTRATVPVGEDIGFLPGTEEEKMAPWMGALEDNLEVLNRSDESGGEWGRAATNDLIRTRIRIKSMSFMRGRTFVNKFLIIDEAQNLTPKQMKTLVTRAGPGTKVVCLGNIAQIDTPYLTEGSSGLTYAVDRFKGWTHAGHVTLQRGERSRLADYAAEAL, encoded by the coding sequence ATGCCCCTGCCCAAGGCACCCAGCAAGCCCGCGACGATTCTCGACCTTTCACAAGCCCATCCGCCGGCGCACACCAAACCCGCGGCAGGCAGTCCGGCCAAACACGCGGCCAAGCCTGCGGTCTCGCACGGCGCCCCCCGGCACGCCGAGGCCGCGCTGGCCGCCGCACCGGAATCCCCCCACGCCGCGGCCGGAGCGGCAGCGCGCCTGTCCCTGGTCGAGACGCCCGTCCGGACCGGCAGCCGCAAGGCGCGCGCGCCGGCGGCGCGCCCGCGCCTCTTCGTCCTCGACACCAACGTGCTGATGCACGACCCGAGCTGCCTCTTCCGGTTCGAGGAGCACGACGTCTTCCTGCCGATGATGACGCTCGAGGAACTCGACGGGCACAAGAAGGGAATGTCCGAAGTGGCGCGCAACGCCCGCCAGGTCAGCCGCTCCCTCGACGGACTGGTCGCCGCCTGCGAAACGCCGATCGAAGACGGGATCCCCCTGTCGTCGCTGGGCAACACCGAGGCAACCGGAAAGCTGTTCCTGCAGACCCAGACGCTGGGCGGGGCCCTGCCGGCAAACCTGGCGTCGGGCAAGGCCGACAACATCATCCTGGCGGTGGTGCGAGCCCTCAAGGAACAGGATCCGGCGCGCGACGTGGTGCTGGTGTCCAAGGACATCAACATCCGCGTCAAAGCGCGCGCCCTCGACCTCGCCGCGGAAGACTACTTCAACGACAAGGTCCTCGCCGACAGCGACATCCTCTACACCGGGATCTATGCCCTGCCCGCCAACTTCTGGGAGCGCCACGCCAAGGGCGTCGAATCCTGGCAACAGGCGGGAAGCACGTTCTACCGCATCCAGGGAACGCTGGTGGCCGACCTGCACGTCAACCAGTTCGTCTATCTGGAAAGCGGCACGCCGTTCTACGCCCAGGTGCGGGAAATCCGCGGCAAGACCGCGGTGCTGCGAGTGCTCCGCGACTATCTGCACGCCAAGAACGCCATCTGGGGCATCACGGCGCGCAACCGCGAACAGTGCTTCGCCTTGAACCTTCTCTGCGACCCCGACTGCGACTTCGTGTCGATCATCGGCCAGGCAGGCACCGGCAAGACGCTGCTGGCGCTGGCCGCCGGCCTGGCGCAGACCTTCGAGAGCAAGCGCTTCAGCGAAATCATCGTGACGCGGGCGACCGTCCCGGTCGGCGAGGACATCGGATTTCTGCCGGGCACCGAAGAGGAAAAGATGGCGCCGTGGATGGGCGCGCTCGAGGACAACCTCGAGGTCCTCAACCGCAGCGACGAAAGCGGCGGCGAGTGGGGCCGCGCGGCGACCAACGACCTCATCCGCACGCGCATCCGCATCAAGTCGATGAGCTTCATGCGCGGCCGCACCTTCGTCAACAAGTTCCTGATCATCGACGAAGCGCAGAACCTCACGCCCAAGCAGATGAAGACGCTGGTCACCCGCGCCGGGCCGGGCACCAAGGTGGTGTGCCTGGGCAACATCGCGCAGATCGATACGCCCTACCTGACGGAAGGTAGTTCGGGCCTGACCTACGCCGTCGATCGGTTCAAGGGCTGGACGCACGCGGGCCACGTGACCCTGCAGCGCGGCGAGCGCTCGCGGCTGGCGGATTACGCGGCGGAAGCGCTGTAG